One genomic segment of Impatiens glandulifera chromosome 6, dImpGla2.1, whole genome shotgun sequence includes these proteins:
- the LOC124943167 gene encoding uncharacterized protein LOC124943167: MISVNASASSISANVNSIPILNGNNFKYWKENILIILGCMDLDLALRIDRPTIIDEGIPKTFRGDISEVTDAKEFIEEIEKRFAKTDKAETSTLLASLTSMKYK; encoded by the exons ATGATTTCAGTTAATGCTTCCGCTTCTTCTATATCTGCCAATGTTAATTCGATTCCTATACTGAATGGAAATAACTTTAAGTACTGGAAAGAAAATATTCTGATTATCCTCGGTTGTATGGATCTAGACCTTGCGCTTCGGATTGATCGTCCCACTATTATAGATGAGG GAATTCCAAAAACATTTCGGGGTGATATCTCTGAAGTTACTGATGCTAAGGAATTCATTGAGGAAATTGAGAAACGTTTTGCAAAAACCGATAAGGCTGAAACTAGCACGCTTCTAGCGAGCTTAACCTcaatgaaatataaatga